A window of the Arthrobacter sp. Marseille-P9274 genome harbors these coding sequences:
- a CDS encoding 2-hydroxyacid dehydrogenase, whose product MSMPHAVLQVGPLMPAVGDALIHDYDAVRLPDDGDERSAFLDERGAEFTVAVTSGRFGVGTELMRALPNLQAVINFGVGYDTTDVDQAAERGIGVSNTPDVLNDCVADTAIALYVDVLRRISAADRYVRRGDWEAKGNYPLATKASGKRVGILGLGRIGKVIARRLEGFDCTIAYHNRRPVEGSTYEYVDSLVELARCSDVLIVAAAGGPSSQKLVDAEVLAALGPGGYLVNIARGTVVDETALVDALAQGRLAGAGLDVFADEPRVPAQLLEMENVVVLPHLGSGTHETRADMAALTLANLRRFLNEGTLETPVK is encoded by the coding sequence ATGTCTATGCCTCATGCCGTCCTCCAGGTAGGCCCGTTGATGCCCGCCGTCGGAGATGCCCTCATCCATGACTACGACGCCGTCCGGCTGCCCGACGATGGCGATGAACGCAGCGCCTTCCTCGATGAGCGCGGCGCGGAGTTCACCGTGGCCGTCACGTCCGGGCGCTTCGGCGTCGGCACCGAACTGATGCGTGCCCTGCCCAACCTGCAGGCGGTCATCAATTTCGGCGTCGGCTATGACACCACCGACGTGGACCAGGCCGCGGAACGCGGCATCGGCGTCAGCAACACCCCGGATGTCCTCAACGACTGCGTCGCCGACACAGCCATCGCGCTCTACGTGGATGTGCTGCGCCGGATCAGCGCCGCCGACCGCTACGTCCGCCGCGGCGACTGGGAGGCCAAGGGCAACTACCCGCTGGCCACCAAGGCGAGCGGCAAGCGGGTCGGCATTCTCGGCCTCGGCCGGATCGGCAAGGTCATCGCCCGCCGGCTGGAGGGCTTCGACTGCACCATCGCTTACCACAACCGCCGCCCCGTCGAAGGCTCGACGTACGAGTATGTGGACTCCCTCGTGGAACTCGCCCGGTGCTCCGACGTCCTGATCGTCGCCGCGGCAGGAGGTCCGTCGTCGCAGAAGCTCGTGGACGCGGAAGTCCTGGCGGCCCTCGGCCCCGGCGGCTACCTGGTCAACATCGCCCGCGGCACCGTCGTCGACGAAACCGCCCTCGTCGACGCGCTGGCCCAGGGCCGCCTGGCCGGCGCGGGGCTGGACGTCTTCGCAGACGAGCCGCGCGTTCCCGCGCAGCTTTTGGAGATGGAGAACGTCGTCGTGCTGCCGCACCTGGGCAGCGGGACGCACGAAACCCGGGCGGACATGGCCGCCCTGACCCTGGCCAACCTTCGGCGCTTCCTCAACGAGGGCACGCTCGAAACACCGGTCAAGTAG
- a CDS encoding universal stress protein produces the protein MSVAVGFVPTDEGRAALTAAIGEAALRRTDLRILGPGAADNTEHAQAELASLLERAEAAGISTKVRHMVGNDDPGDLIVDVSYEDDVELVVIGVRRRSRVGKLILGSTAQRVILEAGCAVHAVKPPVGPRN, from the coding sequence ATGAGCGTTGCCGTGGGCTTTGTCCCGACCGACGAGGGCCGCGCCGCCCTTACCGCAGCCATCGGCGAGGCCGCCCTGCGCCGCACCGACCTGCGCATCCTCGGGCCGGGTGCGGCCGACAACACCGAGCATGCCCAGGCCGAGCTGGCCAGCCTGCTGGAGCGGGCCGAGGCCGCCGGGATCAGCACCAAAGTGCGCCACATGGTCGGTAACGACGACCCGGGGGACCTGATCGTCGACGTCTCCTACGAGGACGATGTCGAACTCGTCGTCATCGGCGTCCGCCGCCGCTCCCGCGTCGGCAAGCTGATCCTGGGCAGCACCGCCCAGCGCGTCATCCTCGAGGCCGGCTGCGCGGTGCATGCGGTCAAGCCGCCGGTCGGCCCACGGAACTGA